Proteins encoded in a region of the Euleptes europaea isolate rEulEur1 chromosome 3, rEulEur1.hap1, whole genome shotgun sequence genome:
- the ADPRS gene encoding ADP-ribosylhydrolase ARH3, translated as MTHSVVRSLLAKRDFDEVDMAKRFAEEYKKDPDRTYGRGVITVFKKLLSPKCRDVFEPARQQFNGKGSYGNGGAMRVAGISLAYSNVQDVKKFAKLSAELTHSNSLGYNGAILQALAVHYALQGELNRDRFLEQLIGHMEDIEMDDKSVADARTLGYEELPFSKRLKKIKEFLEQSTVPNSDVLVELGNGIAALHSVPTAIYSFLRCMESHPDIPEEYNCLQRTIIYCISLGGDTDTIATMAGAIAGAYYGEEQVPQSWKHCCESFEETEKMADSLYELYCQRQRDSGTK; from the exons GTTTGCTGAGGAATACAAGAAAGACCCTGACCGGACCTATGGAAGGGGTGTGATTACTGTGTTCAAGAAACTCCTCAGCCCCAAATGCAGAGATGTTTTTGAGCCAGCAAGACAGCAGTTTAATGGGAAAGGCTCCTATGGTAATGGTGGTGCCATGAGAGTAGCAGGCATCTCACTGGCTTACTCTAATGTTCAAGATGTGAAGAAG tttgctaaactgAGCGCTGAGCTGACCCACTCCAACTCCTTGGGCTACAACGGAGCCATTCTGCAGGCTTTGGCAGTTCACTATGCCCTCCAGGGGGAGCTGAATCGAGACAGATTCCTGGAGCAGCTGATAGGCCACATGGAAGACATAGAAATGGATGATAAATCTGTGGCCGACGCACGAAC GCTTGGCTACGAAGAATTACCCTTTTCGAAACGGCTAAAGAAGATCAAAGAATTTCTGGAGCAGAGCACCGTGCCAAATTCAGATGTGCTGGTTGAGTTAG GCAATGGCATTGCAGCTCTGCATTCAGTCCCCACTGCCATATATTCCTTCCTGCGCTGCATGGAATCTCATCCAGATATCCCTGAGGAGTACAACTGCCTGCAGCGGACCATCATCTACTGCATCTCGCTGGGCGGGGACACAGATACTATTGCGACCATGGCCGGAGCCATCGCTGGGGCTTACTACGGAGAAGAGCAAGTGCCCCAAAGCTGGAAGCATTGCTGTGAGTCTTTTGAGGAGACCGAGAAAATGGCCGACAGTTTGTATGAACTCTACTGTCAGCGGCAGAGGGACTCTGGTACTAAATAA